In a single window of the uncultured Dysgonomonas sp. genome:
- a CDS encoding oligosaccharide biosynthesis protein Alg14: MKTPIKKILAIASIGGHWKQLLCIVPQTFNDIEIVYVSTHPKCAIMVEGNRFYSIDDFSRWNAYKVVPVFFQAIKILRKEKPCAVITTGAAPGLITLFAAKLFGIKTFWVDSVANIQGLSLSGRIASKFVTQAYTQWQELASDKVLYKGNVFD, translated from the coding sequence ATGAAAACTCCAATTAAGAAAATACTAGCCATAGCCTCTATCGGTGGACATTGGAAACAATTATTGTGCATAGTACCACAAACTTTCAATGATATTGAAATAGTATATGTATCTACACACCCCAAATGTGCTATAATGGTCGAAGGCAATAGATTTTATTCAATAGATGATTTTAGTCGTTGGAATGCGTATAAAGTTGTACCTGTCTTTTTTCAGGCAATAAAGATTCTGCGCAAAGAGAAACCCTGCGCTGTTATAACAACAGGTGCGGCTCCTGGATTAATTACATTGTTTGCAGCAAAACTATTTGGGATAAAAACTTTTTGGGTAGATAGTGTTGCCAATATTCAAGGATTGTCATTGAGTGGTCGTATCGCATCAAAATTTGTAACACAAGCTTATACTCAATGGCAGGAGTTAGCATCAGACAAGGTTTTATATAAAGGAAATGTTTTTGATTGA
- a CDS encoding SDR family NAD(P)-dependent oxidoreductase, with amino-acid sequence MKRTIHKIIFAVKRVPLILRSLRKVYRYGGYTTTNIAYINCGEVLKGKNILITGGSSGIGFCIAKKCVQEGATVVITGRDENKLKQAKEKINSSLLKVLTWDISQIANMEEGILKTKELLNNDIDILVNNAGIVNSIQFPNVTEEVWDKVYATNSKGLFFLTQSLCGKWIKENKIKQRKIINISSQGGFVGAVYPYRMTKWDIAGLTQGLAIKLAPYGIIVNGIAPGVVVTNMQSDFQNRAENVYCTQNPLERFALPEEIAELAVFLMSDASNFITGQTIICDGGYTIK; translated from the coding sequence ATGAAAAGAACAATTCACAAGATTATTTTTGCAGTCAAGAGAGTACCTTTGATACTTAGATCTTTACGGAAAGTTTATCGTTATGGAGGGTATACAACCACTAATATTGCATATATTAATTGTGGGGAAGTTTTAAAGGGAAAAAATATTTTAATTACAGGAGGCAGTTCAGGGATCGGCTTTTGTATTGCAAAAAAGTGTGTACAGGAAGGGGCGACTGTTGTAATTACAGGTAGAGATGAAAATAAGTTAAAGCAGGCAAAAGAAAAGATAAACAGTTCGCTATTAAAAGTCCTCACATGGGATATTAGCCAAATAGCTAATATGGAGGAAGGCATTTTAAAAACCAAAGAACTGTTAAATAATGATATAGATATTCTAGTTAATAATGCAGGAATTGTGAATAGTATTCAATTTCCAAATGTGACCGAAGAAGTATGGGATAAAGTATATGCTACAAATTCGAAAGGATTGTTTTTCCTTACTCAATCGTTATGTGGTAAATGGATAAAAGAAAACAAAATCAAGCAGAGAAAAATAATTAATATTTCTTCACAGGGTGGTTTTGTTGGAGCAGTTTATCCATATCGAATGACAAAGTGGGATATTGCAGGATTAACACAAGGGCTTGCAATTAAGTTGGCTCCATATGGTATTATTGTCAATGGGATCGCTCCCGGTGTTGTCGTGACGAACATGCAATCTGATTTTCAAAATCGGGCAGAAAATGTTTATTGCACTCAGAACCCTTTAGAAAGATTTGCATTACCAGAAGAAATCGCAGAATTGGCTGTCTTTCTAATGAGTGATGCTAGTAATTTTATTACTGGGCAGACGATAATCTGTGATGGAGGATATACTATAAAATAA
- a CDS encoding thiamine pyrophosphate-binding protein: MYTIAKNAQIVLALLKQHNIRHIVISPGATNIPIVQGVQSDPFFTCYSVVDERSAMYFAIGLYLELGVPIATSCTSAQATRNYIPGLTEAFYKHVPILAITASKHPRFTYQEYMQAPNQISLPVDTVKQTFALPYVSNQHDELHCMRLVNEAILELSHRVPGPVQLNVPMLDSEIKKISVSKLPQVRTIKRYMEWEEWDVSLKDKKIMIVIGEHRPFTEKQTAALEIFTQTHNAFVYVNHLSNYHGQYAVSANLFLASMSSNVFIQNYKPDILITIGGQTGDYPLYGKLSAGSQFDFEHWRVSEDGKVVDTYDKLTKIFECPFDLFFSRLGGKDTVQHSYYDQWKELEMSISIPEDLPFSNAYLAQQLHNEIPKNSFLNFAILNSLRVWSFFSLDSSITCYSNVAAFGIDGCMSVLLGQSVSTDRLCFMVIGDLSFFYDMNSLGIRHLKNNIRILLVNNGCGVEFKLSEIEGTDANPYIAAVGHYNNAKGWTEANGFKYLSARNKHEFIQLKDKFINESDQSIVFEIFTTAEDESKVLKSIIANNKQEDGPKALLRKVIGEKGIDILKSILKK, translated from the coding sequence ATGTATACAATCGCAAAAAACGCCCAAATAGTATTGGCATTGCTTAAGCAGCACAATATTAGGCATATTGTAATAAGTCCCGGGGCTACAAATATACCAATTGTTCAAGGAGTTCAGAGTGATCCATTTTTTACTTGTTATTCTGTTGTGGATGAACGAAGTGCGATGTATTTCGCAATAGGTTTGTATTTGGAACTGGGCGTACCAATTGCTACATCATGTACGAGTGCGCAGGCAACGCGCAATTATATTCCTGGACTTACTGAGGCATTTTACAAACATGTTCCTATATTAGCAATAACAGCATCAAAGCATCCACGATTTACTTACCAGGAATATATGCAGGCACCTAATCAGATATCTTTGCCTGTAGATACAGTGAAACAAACCTTCGCTTTACCATATGTTTCAAATCAACACGACGAGTTGCATTGTATGCGTTTGGTTAATGAAGCAATTCTGGAATTATCTCATCGGGTGCCTGGACCTGTGCAATTGAATGTGCCGATGTTGGACTCGGAAATCAAAAAGATATCAGTATCTAAATTACCACAAGTTCGTACAATCAAGCGATATATGGAGTGGGAAGAGTGGGATGTATCATTAAAAGATAAAAAAATAATGATTGTTATAGGTGAGCATCGTCCATTCACTGAGAAACAGACTGCAGCATTAGAAATATTTACTCAAACTCATAATGCTTTTGTTTATGTCAATCATTTATCTAACTATCACGGTCAATATGCTGTCTCAGCTAATTTATTTTTAGCCAGTATGTCGAGTAATGTTTTTATACAGAACTATAAGCCTGATATATTAATAACCATAGGTGGGCAGACTGGTGATTATCCCTTATATGGGAAACTATCAGCGGGGAGTCAATTTGACTTTGAGCATTGGCGTGTTAGTGAAGATGGAAAGGTTGTTGATACCTATGATAAACTGACCAAAATATTCGAGTGTCCTTTTGATTTGTTTTTTTCCCGGTTAGGAGGAAAGGATACTGTTCAGCACTCTTATTATGACCAATGGAAAGAATTAGAAATGTCAATTTCAATACCTGAAGATTTACCTTTTTCTAATGCATATTTAGCACAGCAGCTACATAATGAAATACCTAAAAATAGCTTTTTAAATTTTGCGATATTGAATAGCTTACGAGTTTGGAGTTTTTTCTCTCTTGATTCGTCAATAACTTGCTACTCAAACGTTGCTGCTTTTGGCATTGATGGATGTATGTCGGTCTTGTTAGGCCAAAGTGTATCTACTGATAGGTTATGCTTTATGGTTATTGGCGATTTGAGTTTCTTTTATGATATGAATTCATTAGGTATTCGTCATTTGAAGAACAATATTCGTATTCTCTTGGTAAATAATGGCTGTGGGGTGGAATTTAAGTTATCTGAGATTGAGGGAACGGACGCAAATCCGTATATTGCTGCAGTTGGACATTACAATAATGCTAAAGGGTGGACAGAAGCAAATGGCTTTAAATATCTGTCTGCAAGAAATAAACATGAATTTATACAACTGAAAGATAAATTTATAAATGAATCTGACCAGTCAATTGTTTTTGAGATATTTACAACTGCAGAAGATGAATCAAAAGTGTTAAAATCAATTATTGCAAATAACAAACAGGAGGACGGTCCAAAAGCTTTATTACGCAAAGTGATAGGTGAAAAAGGTATTGATATATTAAAAAGTATATTAAAGAAATAG
- a CDS encoding glycoside hydrolase family 99-like domain-containing protein gives MESNKARVIAYYLPQFHPIPENDEWWGKGFTEWTNVGKARPLFKGHYQPLVPADLGYYDLRIPEVREEQAKLAKEAGIEGFCYWHYWFGDGKRLLEMPFNEVVSSGKPDFPFCLGWANESWQAKVWNREAGENRTLIEQKYPGEKDNEDHFYELLPAFQDKRYIRVDGNPFFLIYKPLQFPGVSDFIKQWNALLKKNNVGEKFYFVANAYNEDEYLALKQLGFDAVTINPSSRMIYKSKIVTFIRKVARRLFNVPIVVNYSSVIDGFTRDIDKQEDVIPFILPNWDHSPRSAKRAIVLHKSTPQLFQKHVKKVFDVVEEKENKLVILKSWNEWGEGNYMEPDLKWGKGYLEAVKSYLIKKIEF, from the coding sequence ATGGAGAGTAATAAAGCACGAGTAATAGCGTACTATTTACCACAGTTTCACCCCATACCAGAGAATGATGAATGGTGGGGGAAAGGTTTTACAGAGTGGACAAATGTCGGAAAAGCCCGGCCATTGTTCAAAGGTCATTATCAGCCTCTGGTTCCTGCCGATTTGGGATATTATGATTTACGGATTCCGGAAGTTCGGGAAGAGCAGGCAAAACTCGCAAAAGAAGCAGGTATAGAGGGCTTTTGTTACTGGCATTATTGGTTTGGAGATGGTAAAAGGTTATTGGAAATGCCCTTCAATGAAGTAGTATCTTCAGGTAAACCAGATTTTCCTTTTTGCTTAGGTTGGGCAAATGAGTCTTGGCAAGCTAAAGTATGGAATAGAGAAGCTGGGGAAAATAGAACTCTTATAGAACAAAAATATCCGGGAGAGAAAGATAATGAAGATCATTTTTATGAATTACTCCCTGCATTTCAGGATAAAAGGTATATTCGAGTAGATGGTAATCCTTTCTTTTTGATCTATAAGCCGCTTCAGTTTCCCGGAGTTTCCGATTTTATCAAACAATGGAATGCTTTACTGAAAAAGAACAATGTCGGCGAAAAGTTTTATTTTGTTGCCAATGCTTATAATGAGGATGAATATTTAGCACTGAAGCAGCTAGGATTTGACGCCGTAACTATAAATCCCAGTAGCAGAATGATCTATAAGTCGAAGATAGTGACATTTATTCGTAAAGTTGCTCGGCGGTTGTTTAATGTTCCTATTGTTGTCAATTATTCATCTGTAATAGATGGGTTTACAAGAGATATAGACAAACAGGAGGATGTAATCCCATTTATTTTACCAAATTGGGATCATTCACCAAGAAGTGCAAAAAGAGCTATTGTATTGCATAAATCTACTCCGCAATTATTTCAAAAACATGTTAAAAAAGTATTCGATGTTGTTGAGGAAAAGGAGAATAAGCTGGTAATATTAAAATCATGGAATGAATGGGGGGAGGGGAATTATATGGAACCTGACCTAAAATGGGGGAAGGGGTATTTAGAGGCAGTAAAATCTTACTTGATAAAAAAGATTGAATTTTAG
- a CDS encoding glycosyltransferase has protein sequence MEKQNIYFAWIKFQRRAVSMQSYFDYNCKHITSCFKNKYFRVLDYIIKSIKTFVILCKEKPKTVWIQLPPIFLLNLLLFYKKYFNKEVIIISDCHNGVFFGKWKKYFDPDLLNKSDIIVVHNTVIRGIAIDMGLNAEKTIILEDKPAEKNIDTPLPKKESKYTSQVLMPCGFSKDEPLEVVFEAARQIPDIHILISGPKERGISLFDYNKIPDNVSLIGFLPLEEYEIVFRQSDLIMGLTTEDHIQLSVANEATGLEMPMVLSDTQLLRDMFYKGAVYVETLDADSITNGIKKALNDIDRLQNEVRILKIERNEKWCKMAMQVLEKINGKECKNENENSN, from the coding sequence ATGGAAAAACAGAATATTTATTTTGCGTGGATTAAATTTCAACGAAGAGCTGTTTCGATGCAATCATACTTTGATTATAATTGTAAACATATTACCTCTTGTTTCAAAAATAAGTATTTCAGAGTATTGGACTATATAATAAAAAGTATAAAGACCTTTGTAATTCTATGTAAAGAAAAGCCTAAAACCGTATGGATACAATTGCCTCCAATTTTTCTGTTGAATTTATTGCTATTTTATAAGAAATATTTTAACAAGGAAGTAATTATAATTTCGGATTGTCATAATGGTGTCTTTTTTGGGAAGTGGAAGAAATATTTTGATCCGGATTTATTAAATAAGAGCGATATCATTGTGGTTCACAATACTGTAATTCGAGGTATTGCCATTGATATGGGGTTAAATGCAGAAAAAACTATTATTTTAGAAGATAAACCTGCTGAAAAAAATATTGATACTCCACTGCCGAAAAAGGAGAGCAAGTATACAAGTCAAGTATTAATGCCTTGTGGATTTTCAAAGGATGAACCTTTAGAGGTTGTGTTTGAAGCCGCCAGGCAGATTCCGGACATTCATATTCTGATATCAGGCCCGAAGGAGAGAGGTATTTCTCTGTTCGATTATAATAAAATACCAGATAATGTAAGTTTAATTGGCTTTTTACCTTTAGAAGAATATGAAATCGTATTTAGACAGTCAGACCTGATTATGGGGCTTACAACAGAAGATCATATTCAATTGAGTGTTGCAAACGAAGCTACCGGATTAGAAATGCCAATGGTACTCTCTGATACCCAATTACTACGCGATATGTTTTACAAGGGGGCTGTCTATGTGGAAACACTTGATGCGGATTCCATCACTAATGGAATAAAAAAAGCTTTGAATGATATTGATAGGCTTCAAAATGAAGTTCGAATATTGAAAATAGAGAGGAATGAGAAATGGTGTAAAATGGCGATGCAAGTATTAGAGAAAATTAATGGAAAAGAATGTAAAAACGAGAATGAAAACTCCAATTAA
- a CDS encoding Wzz/FepE/Etk N-terminal domain-containing protein codes for MEEKKNNIAEEKEIDLLALANKIWVNKKFIIKALGIGLVIALIVAFSIPKEYTTTVILMPEAQSGTSSMNSLAALAGVNIGGTTGIDALASPDLYPSVFESTPFIKGLFDMNVKDLKQGIDTTFYSYMNNYQSYAWWSYLLKAPGLFMNLFFTEDDSIIKDVDNNRIMSKMDMDIIKSLKDRIIISSEKKTAVTTIEVTMQSPEISAYLVDTLTLYFQSYIIDYRTQKARNDLLFAEKLYEEAKTDYYTAQQKLATYSDANLNVVSAKYRITQERLQNEANLAYSVYNQAAQQLQLAKVKVQDNTPVFTIIQPAVQPIEPSKPSKKIILAGFLLISFLSASAWIIKEDILYLIR; via the coding sequence ATGGAAGAGAAAAAAAATAATATAGCAGAGGAGAAAGAAATAGATTTGCTTGCATTAGCTAATAAAATATGGGTAAATAAGAAGTTTATAATAAAGGCCTTAGGTATTGGACTGGTTATAGCTCTTATTGTTGCATTTAGTATTCCGAAGGAATATACGACGACCGTGATTTTAATGCCGGAGGCACAGTCTGGAACATCGTCTATGAACTCACTGGCAGCATTAGCAGGAGTCAATATTGGAGGAACTACGGGAATTGATGCATTAGCTTCACCTGATTTATATCCGAGTGTATTTGAGTCTACACCTTTTATTAAAGGATTATTCGATATGAATGTAAAAGATCTAAAGCAAGGTATAGATACGACTTTCTATTCTTATATGAATAACTATCAAAGCTATGCTTGGTGGTCATATCTTCTGAAGGCTCCAGGTTTGTTTATGAATTTATTTTTTACAGAAGATGATTCAATCATTAAAGATGTAGATAATAATCGAATTATGTCTAAAATGGATATGGATATTATTAAGAGTTTAAAAGACCGAATAATTATATCCTCAGAAAAGAAAACGGCAGTTACTACTATTGAAGTAACAATGCAAAGTCCTGAGATATCTGCTTATCTGGTTGATACACTGACTCTTTATTTTCAGTCCTATATAATTGACTATCGTACTCAGAAAGCCCGAAATGATTTATTATTTGCTGAAAAGTTATATGAAGAAGCCAAAACAGATTATTATACAGCTCAACAAAAATTAGCAACATATTCTGATGCTAATTTAAATGTTGTGTCAGCCAAATATCGTATAACTCAGGAACGATTGCAAAATGAAGCAAATCTTGCTTACTCTGTATATAATCAAGCTGCACAGCAATTGCAATTGGCAAAAGTAAAGGTTCAGGATAATACGCCGGTTTTTACTATTATTCAACCAGCTGTACAACCTATAGAGCCATCGAAACCTTCAAAAAAAATAATATTAGCGGGTTTCTTATTAATATCGTTTTTGAGTGCTTCTGCATGGATCATCAAGGAAGATATATTATATTTAATACGATAA
- a CDS encoding glycosyltransferase produces the protein MIFVTVGTQIPFDRFIKIVDELAGGIDETFVVQALNGNYSPQNFKIVNFISPDEFNEIVQKARLIVSHAGMGSILTAIDYEKPIIIFPRLVSLGEHRNDHQIATAMAINEKEYAYVAYDKKQLKELLYSQDLTPLKRKREQNSNNILYSIMSQFR, from the coding sequence ATGATATTTGTTACAGTTGGGACACAGATACCATTTGATCGCTTCATTAAAATAGTTGATGAACTTGCAGGGGGAATAGATGAAACCTTTGTTGTGCAGGCATTGAATGGTAATTACTCACCTCAGAATTTTAAGATTGTAAATTTTATTTCACCTGATGAATTTAATGAAATTGTACAAAAAGCTAGATTGATTGTCAGCCATGCGGGAATGGGCAGCATTCTGACTGCTATAGATTATGAAAAGCCTATAATTATATTCCCTCGATTGGTATCACTTGGCGAGCATCGGAATGATCATCAAATAGCAACGGCAATGGCTATAAATGAGAAGGAATATGCATATGTAGCTTATGATAAAAAACAACTGAAAGAATTATTGTATTCCCAAGATTTAACTCCATTAAAGAGGAAAAGAGAGCAAAACTCAAATAATATTTTATATTCAATAATGAGCCAGTTTAGATAA
- a CDS encoding polysaccharide pyruvyl transferase family protein has translation MKDYVIISGLILDDNNLGTAALGYGAFSFLNIEKQLSDYKIIKINFFRNLWRYRNKKSVVQQVKIGGDIFDVETVHIFFLYYWFISLFKKKTPFGRLSDILKRTEYVAAINGGDGFSDIYGTKTFKSRLMDTNLAMICKIPLIELPQTLGPFSTPSNYKLAERILKYSSKVYVRDLAFKQELDKMGVQYELCKDLSYYMQPEKIDDLEILPKSVGLNVSGLAYSNKFRALSNKFDNYPFFIEKIINMFQEKNIPVYLVSHSYNYITPETNNDDLEANKAVYHSLKNKKGVYLVDKKLTSPQTKYMISQFDFFIGTRMHACFAAIYTQTPVLGLAYSYKFKYAFNQYGLDKYIVDIVDLERENIALLLSEIVSFYERRNEIKEKLNNIDGE, from the coding sequence ATGAAAGACTATGTAATTATTTCAGGACTGATTTTAGATGATAACAATCTAGGAACTGCCGCTTTAGGCTATGGGGCGTTTTCTTTTCTAAATATAGAGAAGCAGTTGTCTGATTATAAAATTATAAAAATTAATTTTTTTAGAAATCTTTGGAGATATAGGAATAAAAAGTCTGTAGTCCAGCAGGTGAAAATAGGAGGTGATATTTTTGACGTAGAAACTGTACATATTTTCTTTTTATATTATTGGTTTATTTCTTTATTTAAAAAGAAAACTCCTTTTGGAAGATTAAGTGATATCTTAAAAAGAACAGAATATGTGGCTGCTATAAACGGTGGTGATGGCTTTTCGGATATATATGGTACTAAAACATTTAAATCAAGGCTGATGGATACAAATTTAGCAATGATATGTAAGATTCCACTGATAGAATTGCCACAAACTCTCGGTCCTTTTAGCACTCCTTCTAATTATAAATTAGCAGAAAGAATATTGAAATATTCTTCGAAAGTATATGTGCGAGATTTAGCTTTTAAACAAGAGTTAGATAAGATGGGGGTACAGTATGAATTGTGTAAAGATCTTTCATATTATATGCAACCTGAGAAAATTGATGATTTGGAAATATTACCTAAATCTGTTGGGCTGAATGTGAGTGGATTGGCATATTCAAATAAATTCCGCGCTTTATCAAATAAGTTTGATAATTATCCATTCTTTATTGAAAAAATAATAAATATGTTTCAAGAGAAAAATATACCTGTTTATTTAGTATCTCATTCATATAATTATATAACTCCAGAAACGAATAATGATGATTTGGAGGCCAACAAAGCAGTATATCATTCACTGAAGAATAAGAAAGGTGTTTATCTTGTGGATAAAAAATTGACTTCTCCACAAACAAAATATATGATTTCACAATTTGATTTTTTTATTGGTACAAGAATGCATGCTTGTTTTGCTGCTATATATACACAGACACCTGTTTTGGGGTTAGCGTATAGTTATAAATTTAAATATGCTTTCAATCAGTATGGGCTTGATAAATATATTGTTGATATTGTCGATTTAGAGAGAGAAAATATTGCTTTACTATTGTCTGAAATAGTAAGCTTTTATGAGCGGCGAAATGAAATAAAGGAAAAACTAAATAATATAGATGGAGAGTAA
- a CDS encoding oligosaccharide flippase family protein: MERKENSISSNRRIVKNTLMLYFRQILILLVSLYTVRVVLNTLGVEDYGIYNVVGGIVAFFSFLSGTMASATQRFFSFALGQSDTNKLNRTFSINLLIYVVIAIIALVLLETIGLWFVNEKLHVPPERYEAAQFIYHFSVLTFIATIFTAPFMAIIIAHEDMQIYAYVSILEAILKLGVVFLLVYLPWDKLELYGVLIFAVMVIVDLVYIVICTRKYQECQFRKFYWDKKLLREITGFTGWTLFGQITTVFRNQAVTILLNQVFSPVVVAARAVATNITGQVNVFSNNFNTGLYPPIIKSYAANDKKEMFSLIFQGSKITFFLMWVFALPLFLEMDIILQVWLKNPPPEAVLFTRLALVEVMINSISLPMTTAARAPGRMRMYELTLGCIQIAIFIASWIVLIMGARAYSVFVVAIVANLIMFIVRLFIVRKLIGLDIQLFIVEVIVPVFFVMLASSVLSFGLHYLLPIGFFYAVIGVVGSILFACICMYLIALKQSEREKIRNVAITKIDNLRRNC; this comes from the coding sequence ATGGAGCGGAAAGAAAATTCTATAAGTAGTAACAGACGGATTGTTAAAAATACTTTGATGTTGTATTTTAGACAAATACTGATTTTGCTGGTAAGTCTATATACAGTACGTGTGGTATTAAATACTCTTGGTGTTGAAGATTATGGAATTTATAATGTAGTTGGTGGAATCGTAGCTTTCTTTTCATTTCTCAGCGGAACAATGGCTTCAGCCACGCAACGATTCTTTTCGTTTGCTTTAGGACAAAGTGATACAAATAAACTAAATCGTACTTTTTCAATAAATCTACTAATTTATGTAGTTATAGCGATTATTGCATTAGTTTTGCTTGAAACAATTGGCCTTTGGTTTGTAAATGAGAAATTACATGTTCCCCCCGAGAGGTATGAAGCCGCTCAATTTATATATCATTTCTCGGTACTGACTTTTATTGCTACTATTTTTACTGCACCTTTTATGGCAATTATTATTGCTCATGAAGACATGCAGATTTATGCTTATGTATCAATCCTTGAGGCAATTTTGAAGTTAGGAGTTGTTTTTTTACTGGTTTATTTGCCTTGGGATAAACTTGAACTGTATGGAGTGTTGATTTTTGCAGTAATGGTTATTGTCGATCTTGTCTATATCGTGATTTGTACGAGAAAATACCAAGAATGTCAGTTTAGAAAATTCTATTGGGACAAAAAACTGTTACGGGAAATTACAGGCTTTACAGGCTGGACATTATTTGGACAAATAACTACGGTTTTTCGAAATCAGGCAGTTACGATTTTGTTAAATCAGGTGTTTAGTCCTGTTGTTGTAGCAGCAAGAGCTGTGGCAACAAATATTACAGGCCAGGTTAATGTGTTTTCTAATAATTTTAATACAGGACTTTATCCACCAATTATAAAATCATATGCAGCGAATGACAAAAAGGAAATGTTTTCGCTGATATTCCAAGGTTCTAAAATTACTTTTTTTTTGATGTGGGTATTTGCTTTACCATTGTTTCTTGAAATGGATATTATATTACAAGTATGGTTGAAGAACCCTCCTCCCGAAGCTGTATTGTTTACGCGATTGGCTTTGGTTGAAGTCATGATAAATTCGATAAGCTTGCCTATGACTACTGCAGCTCGTGCACCTGGTAGGATGAGGATGTATGAATTAACGCTTGGCTGTATTCAAATAGCTATTTTTATAGCTTCATGGATTGTATTGATTATGGGAGCAAGGGCATATTCTGTTTTTGTTGTGGCAATAGTAGCAAATTTAATTATGTTTATTGTTCGTTTATTTATTGTTCGAAAGTTAATAGGACTGGATATTCAACTTTTTATTGTGGAGGTAATAGTTCCTGTTTTTTTTGTTATGTTAGCGTCTTCAGTGCTTTCCTTCGGGTTACATTATCTTTTGCCTATTGGATTTTTTTATGCTGTAATTGGGGTGGTTGGAAGCATACTATTTGCTTGCATATGTATGTATTTAATTGCATTGAAGCAATCTGAACGAGAAAAAATAAGGAATGTTGCTATAACTAAAATTGATAATTTACGTAGAAATTGTTAA
- a CDS encoding EpsG family protein has product MLIYILLYTLLFLSICKEKENVDSYTKKKILFFFVVIFTLFRGLRWETGTDWELYYETFKSADWNNIFSYTHSVAVMEPGYMFINALVRNLGGNYTVFLLLTNLFILVVYMKFAQTNSKTPIYVFVLIMFSTQFFPVRMGIAVAFIMMGLCSFSDRKYMRIIICTLLAVSIHKSALVFIPVYFLIFFRSIPTMLAVTISLAALIIAQLNKVQELLMPLSLYVDILGGENVATKYEHYFEYDIAAKGGESFVKGASTFFNSIIFIITLIPFGKMAKDLSKKEGEINYGFIYNIYFVFVIIGILFSSDEMLGLKRMQNYFMFAFPVLFSAFIVYGREKYPKYKFAFPYIFTFYILFRSYTLFFSGYLEMYFPYYSIFNDNFYRPY; this is encoded by the coding sequence ATGCTTATATATATATTATTATATACACTTTTATTCCTTTCCATTTGTAAAGAGAAGGAAAATGTTGATTCTTATACAAAAAAGAAAATACTATTCTTCTTTGTGGTCATTTTTACGCTTTTTAGAGGCTTGCGATGGGAAACCGGTACCGATTGGGAACTATATTATGAAACGTTTAAGTCAGCAGACTGGAATAATATATTTTCTTATACTCATAGCGTGGCTGTAATGGAGCCAGGGTATATGTTCATTAATGCATTGGTCAGGAACCTTGGAGGTAATTATACTGTATTTTTGCTGCTTACCAACTTGTTTATACTAGTTGTATACATGAAGTTTGCTCAAACAAACTCTAAGACTCCTATATATGTTTTCGTATTGATTATGTTCAGTACTCAATTTTTCCCGGTTCGTATGGGAATTGCAGTTGCCTTTATTATGATGGGATTGTGTAGCTTCTCTGACAGAAAATATATGCGTATAATCATATGCACTCTTCTGGCTGTGAGTATACATAAATCAGCATTGGTATTTATTCCTGTGTATTTTCTGATTTTCTTTAGAAGTATTCCGACAATGCTTGCAGTTACTATTTCTCTAGCAGCATTGATTATCGCCCAGCTCAATAAGGTCCAAGAGTTGCTTATGCCATTAAGTCTTTATGTGGATATATTGGGTGGGGAGAATGTAGCGACTAAATATGAACATTATTTTGAATATGATATAGCAGCGAAAGGTGGAGAATCGTTTGTAAAGGGTGCATCAACTTTCTTTAATTCGATTATATTTATAATCACCCTTATACCTTTTGGAAAGATGGCTAAAGATCTCTCAAAAAAAGAAGGTGAAATTAATTATGGATTTATTTACAATATTTATTTTGTTTTTGTGATAATTGGTATTCTTTTTTCTAGTGATGAAATGTTGGGATTAAAAAGGATGCAAAACTATTTTATGTTTGCATTTCCTGTTTTGTTCTCAGCTTTTATTGTGTATGGTAGGGAAAAATATCCAAAATATAAATTTGCATTTCCATATATTTTCACTTTTTATATATTGTTTCGTTCCTATACCCTCTTTTTCAGTGGTTATTTAGAAATGTACTTCCCTTATTATTCAATCTTTAACGATAATTTTTACAGACCATATTAA